In the genome of Phacochoerus africanus isolate WHEZ1 chromosome 10, ROS_Pafr_v1, whole genome shotgun sequence, one region contains:
- the NDUFC1 gene encoding NADH dehydrogenase [ubiquinone] 1 subunit C1, mitochondrial has translation MAASALLRPFSKLLSSARPPSGSSARSKFYIREPPHGSPDWLKVGLTLGTSVFLWIYLIKQHKEDVLEYKRRNGLE, from the exons ATGGCGGCGTCCGCGTTATTGCGCCCCTTCTCAAAGCTGCTTTCATCGGCCAGGCCCCCAAGTGGCT CTTCAGCGCGGTCAAAGTTCTACATTCGGGAACCACCACATGGCAGCCCTGACTGGCTGAAAGTTGGACTGACCTTGGGCACGTCCGTTTTCTTGTGGATCTAT CTCATCAAACAACATAAGGAAGATGTTTTAGagtataaaagaagaaatggattgGAATAA